Below is a window of Bremerella alba DNA.
TTATTTCATGGTCAATGGCGTCGGCTTCTGAGCCGTTTGGCTGCTTCGCTGATCCAGGCTTAAAAACCTGGGCCACCCAAATTCCATGTTCCCTTACTGCACTAGGCACGCTCAGAGAGAATCGTCTGATTATAGGGGTCATAACTAATATCAACAACGACACTAATCGGCCGTAAGTTGAACTGGCTTAAGGCTCTTTGCGACCTTTCGGCCAAACTTTTACGATCACGCTGGGGTGATCGTTGCCAGGTGTCTCGTATTCGTGGGCGTTGCGGATTTCAACTCCCTTAGTCAAGCCAAGATGACGGGCTTCTTTTACTTCCTCGAGCCAGCGACCTCCCTTGATCGTCAACAACCGGCCGGCAGAAAGCCAATGCCCATCAAGCCATGCCAGCAGTTTCTTCAAAGGCGCAACCGCACGGCACACGACCGCGTCGAAGCTCAGGTCTTCCAGAATCTCTTCCGCTCGATTGTGGTAGACAGGAACCTCCAGCTCGAGCTGTTCGATCATGGCCTGCATCGCGTGTGCCTTCTTGCCTACCGAATCGCACAGAGTGACACGAACATCGGGGCGAATGATCGCGATCACAATGCCAGGCACGCCTCCGCCGCTTCCCATGTCGAGAATCTCTTCATTGGGCCGCAACTGACCGGCCAGCGCCAGGCTGTCGATCACATCGCGTGAAACGAACTTGTCGTAGTCGGTATGCCGCGTAAGATTTAGCGACTTGTTGATCTCCCACAGCGCATCGACGTACCGCTGAAGTTGATTGCGGATCTCGTCAGGCAAGGGAGCCCCAAATTTTATCAGGGCTTCTTCAAGAGTAGCGCTCGCGGAAACGTCTTCGCTCATACTGGCTTTTCAATGAGAATTCTTCTAACAGACAGGCCCAAACCAAATGGCCTGTCAATTCCCACTATTTGACCATGAATCGCCCATTTGGGCCATGACACTCACGGCAAAGCTACTTCTTTTCGTGCCGTGATAGCACCACTATCCGGTGTGCCGTTAGATGCGACTTGGTGTATTGATCTAGCGGTGAAATCTGCCCGTAAATACCTACCTGCATTCGGGAATATCGCCGTAAGTTCAGCCCCGGCGAAGGGCTCACAAACTGCAGCACGTTGCCCTGAGAATCGGTCAATGCAAACGGAGGCGTGTACTGATTGGCGTTTCGGGTCGACGAGGCCCGCGTGATGACCGGCATCAGCCACCCTTTGCCATCGTAGCGTGGGTCAAAGCCATCTTTGGTGAACGAAGCGGCCGGGTCGTTTGAAGGCTCGACTTTCCCAAGCTTCTCGTCACTAATCAGAGGTGTTTTCAAGGGAATCGACGAGGAAACGACCGCTTCCTTCGTAGCAAGCTGGCGTTCGTAAAGCTCGTTGAATTCTTCGATTTTCTCTAACAGCAAACGGGCCTTACCCCGCTCTAGTGGCGTTTCACCTTCGACAATGAGTCGTTTAGCCTGGTCTTTCAAAGGCTTAAAATTCCACAGATCAACCGCCTTAAGGCACTCGCGACTGACGTGCAGTTCTAACTCGATGAGGTTCAAGCTGGTGCCCGGACCAATTTCATCGAGAGGTTGCAGCTCTCCGGTAATCGTTGCGCCCGGCTTGTCGTTTTCTGCATCGAAGGAAACAGGCCGCACGACGCTCAACTTCTGTTCGGCCTCTTTCCAAAATTCGTCATCCTGAATTGACTCGGCCATGGCAGCAGAATCAACCACCGATGATCCCTGAGGAAGGGGCGGCGTACCGATCGCTTCCACGAAGTGCTTGTTGATCCAGCGAAACTCACCAGCCGGGGGGGCGATGCGGTAGAAGGCTTCCTTCTTGCCGCTCTCAGGGTCGCGAAGTTCCACAATCCCCAGCACTTCCAGCGGTTCGTCCTGGTCGAGTTTCACATGCGTGATGTGATGCTGGTCGCTGATCTGGCTACCCACATAGGCCGGTGCTTCGGCTGTTCGGACATGGGCAATTCGACGATCTTCGCCATACGAAAGGCCTTCGGCTCGTACTAAGCTGAACTCGTTCTCGGTCGGCCTAATGGCCAACCAGCCGCCGACATCTTCACGGTAGACATCCACGATCGAGTTTTTTTCCAGGTAGGCCGTCGGATAGTAGTTCTGCCCTGGACCGCTACGCGTAAAGACCTGCCCGGTAGTCACGCGTCCTTTGTAGGGTTCAGTAGCGAGAGCAGTGGCCGCGCAAGGCAAGACGCCTGCCAGCAGCAACAAGCAAAGTGGTCGAAAACAGAACATAGCCGGATCCCTCAGGCAAAAACTTGAGTTATTACCCGAGGAAATACCGGAAATCATGATCGCCGGCAAGATTGATTTCAGTGCTATCGCATTTCGACCAAGTTCTTAGAGATTTAGAACTTATGAGCCTTCTGAGGACCATCTTTGGTCATCGAGAGGATCTCAGCGCCATTCTCGGTCATAAGGATCGTGTGCTCGAACTGGGCACTCAGGCTGCGGTCGCGGGTACGGACGGTCCACCCATCGCTTGGATCGAGTTGAGTGGCAGCGCCGCCAATGTTGATCATCGGCTCGATCGTAAAACAGACACCTGGCAGCAGGCGAACCGAATGCGCGGCACGTGTCGGGACGTGAGGAATCGAAGGATCTTGATGGAAACGGCGACCGAGCCCGTGACCGACGAACTCTTCGACGACACCAAAGTTGTATTTCTTCGCCTCTTCGACAATTACCCGGCCGATTTCTGAAACACGACACTCAGGGTAGATCGCATCGATCGCCAGATACAGGCAATCGAACGCACACTGGGTCACCTGTTTCGCTTCCGGGGACACTTCCCCAATCAGGAACGTTTCCGACTGATCTCCGTGCCAGCCATCGACGATCGATGTTAGATCGACGTTGACAATGTCCCCATCTTTAAGTTCGTACTTGTCAGGAATTCCATGACAAATAACTTCGTTGACACTGGTGCACGAACTCTTCGGGAAGCCCTGGTAATTCAAACAAGCCGGTGTATGCCCGTGATCCAGCGTATATTCGTGCACCATCCGGTCAATCGCTTCGGTGGTGATGCCTGCTTTGACATGCGGGCGTACGAAATCCATCAGTTGCGCGTTGAACTGACAGGCAACTCGCATCGCGTCGCGTTCGGAATCAACTAGTTGAAGATGACGTCGTCCGTGAAGCATAAAGGATTCAGGGGTTTGTGGAGGGGGCTGAGAATATTTCCGAACCAGCAGTCTACCAAGGTAATCGTCTTGGCAACATGGATTTCTCGCGAATTCCTGGCACAGATTTCATCTCTGGGTTCCATTTAGCGCGAACGTTCCGGAGAACCAAGGGGGTCCTTGAATTGTCAGTTTTCGCGAGGGCCATTAGAATCGTTACCTTCGCGAGACTGCGGGAAAGCCCTATGTATCAACATTTTGCGGCGAACCCTGCCCCAACGACCCAACTTGCAAGCAGACCAAGCTGCGGCATGACCGCAATTTAGACGACTGGACAACACCCATGCCTCGCTACAATCCGGCCCAGATCGAACCCAAATGGCAAAAGTACTGGGACGAGAATCAAACTTTTCGCACACCTGAAGTCCCGCAAGGCGAAAAGCTTTATGTCTTGGATATGTTCCCTTATCCAAGTGGTGCTGGCTTGCACGTGGGGCATCCAGAAGGGTACACGGCGACCGATATTGTCTGCCGCTTTGCCCGCATGCAAGGCAAAAGCGTCTTACACCCGATGGGCTTCGACTCGTTCGGCCTTCCGGCAGAAGAGTATGCGATCAAGCACAACGTGCATCCTCGCGAGACCACGGAAAAGAACATCGGCGAGTTTGTCCGCCAATTGAAGATGCTCGGCTTTAGCTACGATTGGCAGCGTCAAGTCGCTACGACCGACGTCGAGTATTTCCGCTGGACGCAGTGGATTTTCCTTCTTCTTTTCGACACATGGTACGACCAAGATGCCGGCAAAGGCCGGCCTATCGCCGAGCTTCCCATTCCCGACGATGTCCAATCCGCCGGTGAAGAGGCCGTACGCGAGTACCAGGACGAGCATCGATTGGCCTTCGTCAGCGAGGCCCCGGTCAACTGGTGCCCCAAGTTGGGCACTGTATTGGCGAACGAAGAGGTGATCGACGGTAAGAGCGAACGTGGCGGATATCCGGTAGAGCGTTTGCCTCTTCGCCAGTGGATGCTCCGCATTACCGCCTATGCCGAGCGGTTAGAGAGCGATCTCGAGTCCCTCGATTGGTCCGATAGCATTAAGCAGCTTCAAAGAAACTGGATTGGCCGCAGCGTCGGCGCAGAAGTCGATTTCTTTCTCGGCACCGACCTGGAGTACACCCCCTGGGAAATCGAGCGGAAGAAACTCGGTTATCCCCGCAAGCCGGGCAGCGATGTGCTTCGCGTCTACACAACACGCCCCGACACGCTTTTCGGGGCAACCTATATGGTGATTGCTCCGGAACATCCGCTTGTCGACCAATTGACCACCACCGACCAAGCCGCAGCCGTTAAGAAATACTGCCAGACCGCCGCTTTCAAGTCTGACTTGGAACGCACCGAATTGGCCAAAGAGAAGACCGGCGTTTTCTCTGGCTCGCATGCTATCAACCCGGTTACGGGACAGCCTGTGCCGATCTGGATCGCCGATTATGTATTGGCCAGCTATGGAACGGGCGCGATCATGGCCGTTCCTGCCCACGACGATCGCGACTTCGAGTTCGCTCAGAAGTTCGATATTCCGGTGATTGCCGTGGTCGATCCGGGCGACAAGTCCGACATCGATCGCGATGCGGTCTTGGCCGGAACCGCCTGTGCGACCTTCGATGGCGTGGCCATCAATTCGGGTAAATACGACGGCATGAAGACCGGCGAGATGAAGGCGCAGATCGCTCTCGATCTCGAACAAAACGGTCTTGGCCGCGAAGCAACCAATTTCAAGCTTCGCGATTGGCTCTTCAGTCGCCAGCGTTTCTGGGGCGAGCCCTTCCCAATCCTCAAAGAACTCGACGCCAACGGCGAGCCCAACGGCAAGATTCGCGCCGTCCCGGTCGACCAGCTTCCGGTCGACTTGCCGCAGATCGAAGATTACAAACCGATCGGGCGACCGGAACCGCCACTCGAAAAAGCCGACCCGTCGTGGCTTTATCCAGTGATCGACGGCGTGAAGTACAAACGCGAAACGAACACCATGCCCCAATGGGCTGGCTCGTGCTGGTATTACCTTCGTTTCATCGACCCGAAGAACGACGAGATCTTTGTCGACCCCGAAAAAGAAAAGGCCTGGATGCCGGTCGACCTTTACATTGGAGGTGCCGAACACGCCGTGCTGCACCTCTTGTATGCCCGCTTCTGGCACAAGGTGCTTTTCGATCGCGGGTACATCTCGACGCCTGAACCGTTTCAAAAGCTCGTCAACCAAGGGATGATTTTGGGCGAGATCGAGTATATGGGCTTTCAGACGGAAGACGGCACCTGGGTCGGTAGCAACCTCGTCAAGAAGCAGGAAGACGGTTCGCTCGCCGATGCGAAGGGTGCCCCGATCAAGTCCGTTGCGCTGACTGAAGCCGATGTCCTTAAGAAAGGGGATGGCTTCGTGCTTGCTGCCGATCACAGCATTCGGATCGACTCGCGGGCGCATAAGATGTCGAAGAGCCGCGGAAATGTCGTAAACCCTGATCATGTCGTTCAAGATTTTGGCGCCGATAGTCTTCGGCTTTACGAAATGTTCATGGGTCCACTCGAAGCGACCAAGCCGTGGGCGATGGATGGCGTGAAGGGGGTTCGCGGATTCCTCGACCGAGCGTGGCGAATGCTCATCGATCACAACGCGGAAGAGTTGGTGCTCAACGCGGCCATTGAAGATGTCGAGCCCACCGAAGAGCAGAAGAAAATGCTCCACCGTACGCTCAAGAGCGTCACGAACGACCTGACCAACCTCAGCTTCAATACGTCGATTGCCCGCTTGATGGAGTTCACGAACTTTTTCACCAAGGAATCGACACGGCCGAAACAAGCCATGGAGTGGTTCACGTTGATGCT
It encodes the following:
- the rsmG gene encoding 16S rRNA (guanine(527)-N(7))-methyltransferase RsmG, whose protein sequence is MSEDVSASATLEEALIKFGAPLPDEIRNQLQRYVDALWEINKSLNLTRHTDYDKFVSRDVIDSLALAGQLRPNEEILDMGSGGGVPGIVIAIIRPDVRVTLCDSVGKKAHAMQAMIEQLELEVPVYHNRAEEILEDLSFDAVVCRAVAPLKKLLAWLDGHWLSAGRLLTIKGGRWLEEVKEARHLGLTKGVEIRNAHEYETPGNDHPSVIVKVWPKGRKEP
- the leuS gene encoding leucine--tRNA ligase; the protein is MPRYNPAQIEPKWQKYWDENQTFRTPEVPQGEKLYVLDMFPYPSGAGLHVGHPEGYTATDIVCRFARMQGKSVLHPMGFDSFGLPAEEYAIKHNVHPRETTEKNIGEFVRQLKMLGFSYDWQRQVATTDVEYFRWTQWIFLLLFDTWYDQDAGKGRPIAELPIPDDVQSAGEEAVREYQDEHRLAFVSEAPVNWCPKLGTVLANEEVIDGKSERGGYPVERLPLRQWMLRITAYAERLESDLESLDWSDSIKQLQRNWIGRSVGAEVDFFLGTDLEYTPWEIERKKLGYPRKPGSDVLRVYTTRPDTLFGATYMVIAPEHPLVDQLTTTDQAAAVKKYCQTAAFKSDLERTELAKEKTGVFSGSHAINPVTGQPVPIWIADYVLASYGTGAIMAVPAHDDRDFEFAQKFDIPVIAVVDPGDKSDIDRDAVLAGTACATFDGVAINSGKYDGMKTGEMKAQIALDLEQNGLGREATNFKLRDWLFSRQRFWGEPFPILKELDANGEPNGKIRAVPVDQLPVDLPQIEDYKPIGRPEPPLEKADPSWLYPVIDGVKYKRETNTMPQWAGSCWYYLRFIDPKNDEIFVDPEKEKAWMPVDLYIGGAEHAVLHLLYARFWHKVLFDRGYISTPEPFQKLVNQGMILGEIEYMGFQTEDGTWVGSNLVKKQEDGSLADAKGAPIKSVALTEADVLKKGDGFVLAADHSIRIDSRAHKMSKSRGNVVNPDHVVQDFGADSLRLYEMFMGPLEATKPWAMDGVKGVRGFLDRAWRMLIDHNAEELVLNAAIEDVEPTEEQKKMLHRTLKSVTNDLTNLSFNTSIARLMEFTNFFTKESTRPKQAMEWFTLMLSPLAPHLAEEFWQLLGHSNTLAYEPWPQFVESYTKDNEIEVPVQIMGKVRGRITVPADIKKDDLEALAKSDVRVQEFLEGKQIVKTIVVPGRLVNFVVK
- the map gene encoding type I methionyl aminopeptidase; protein product: MLHGRRHLQLVDSERDAMRVACQFNAQLMDFVRPHVKAGITTEAIDRMVHEYTLDHGHTPACLNYQGFPKSSCTSVNEVICHGIPDKYELKDGDIVNVDLTSIVDGWHGDQSETFLIGEVSPEAKQVTQCAFDCLYLAIDAIYPECRVSEIGRVIVEEAKKYNFGVVEEFVGHGLGRRFHQDPSIPHVPTRAAHSVRLLPGVCFTIEPMINIGGAATQLDPSDGWTVRTRDRSLSAQFEHTILMTENGAEILSMTKDGPQKAHKF